In the Drosophila biarmipes strain raj3 chromosome X, RU_DBia_V1.1, whole genome shotgun sequence genome, one interval contains:
- the LOC108024088 gene encoding nose resistant to fluoxetine protein 6 yields the protein MMTRAVGAGTLLALCLASVQGTLPGSDVLLAKERGVASMADYERLMKLRSLGTEFFREFRNMSSADLHLLEGRLSQQDLVCLADMAQFMSGLTSAKKWALTMIDAWGTIPSGYMYGNRFDMGNYEECLRVDGAVSATHSIKGKYCFLELPFYKWLGLTSEVLEVTNMQTALCFPSSCSASAMETFLKQLLQRLLGVGDPSNLFSVSEETCKVRESEPLDGLTIFTIVLLAAFCTAVVACTLFDYFLCPEQDKIPRLIKAFSARATSRSLFAVVDPRASPNVIHCLNGMRCVSLVWVILGHEYVISLKAPAINMLDNLRWMSQPFTSFILYAPFSVDTFFFISGLLLVSIGLRSLEQTKGRLNVPLMYLHRYLRLTPIVAVALLVYLKMLPLFAGGPVYESTGFFDYATCDSTWYLTLLYVQNYATSSMCLPHTWYLAVDMQLYVLSPVLLIVLYRWGKKGAAGILLVMLLLSACLFATIMTNDYGIMFKNGGQFPAVQKKIYYATHTHAAPWLIGTLFGYFLHLIRGRRVALNRLAVWAGWLLCLAMMFTAIFALFPYAKLLGPSPTVLEGALYYTLARIGWPLALCWVVFACIQGYGGLANSFLSSPLWQPLSKLSYSAYIWHIFIQEVNNRRIRSNTYFSNYDVMLNFWSTFGFTLVMSYVLYAIIEAPLEGLERMMFPNRRSSPAPAKRKSQSEIQIGQEELPQKDGEAQVDQADTERATTKAAKGS from the exons ATGATGACCAGAGCAGTGGGAGCGGGCACTCTGCTGGCCCTTTGCTTGGCTTCGGTCCAAGGAACTCTGCCCGGCAGCGATGTCCTTCTGGCGAAAGAGCGTGGAGTCGCCTCCATGGCGGACTACGAACGGTTAATGAAGCTGCGCTCCCTGGGAACGGAGTTCTTTCGTGAGTTCCGGAACATGTCGTCGGCGGACTTGCACCTCCTTGAGGGACGGCTCAGCCAACAGGATCTGGTGTGCCTGGCGGACATGGCCCAGTTTATGAGTGGCCTCACCTCCGCCAAGAAGTGGGCCCTTACAA TGATAGATGCCTGGGGCACGATTCCCTCGGGGTACATGTACGGCAACCGCTTCGACATGGGCAACTACGAGGAGTGCCTCCGGGTGGATGGTGCCGTCAGTGCGACGCACAGCATCAAGGGGAAGTACTGCTTCTTGGAGCTGCCGTTCTACAAGTGGCTGGGCCTCACGTCGGAGGTCCTCGAGGTGACCAACATGCAGACCGCCCTGTGCTTTCCCTCCTCCTGTTCGGCGAGCGCCATGGAGACCTTCCTGAAGCAGCTGCTCCAGCGACTCCTGGGCGTCGGCGACCCGAGCAATTTGTTTTCGGTCAGCGAGGAGACGTGCAAGGTGCGGGAGAGTGAGCCCCTGGATGGACTGACCATATTCACCAT CGTCCTACTGGCCGCGTTTTGCACTGCGGTGGTCGCTTGCACCCTCTTCGACTACTTCTTGTGCCCGGAGCAGG ATAAGATTCCCAGGCTCATAAAAGCCTTCTCTGCCCGTGCCACCTCGCGGTCTCTGTTCGCCGTTGTGGACCCCAGGGCAAGTCCCAATGTGATCCACTGCCTGAACGGCATGCGCTGCGTGTCACTTGTCTGGGTCATCCTGGGCCACGAGTACGTCATCAGCCTGAAGGCGCCGGCCATCAATATGTTGGACAACTTGAGGTGGATGTCGCAACCCTTCACCAGCTTCATTCTCTACGCTCCTTTCTCGGTGGACACGTTCTTCTTCATCAGTGGCTTGCTCTTGGTCTCCATTGGCCTGCGCTCCTTGGAACA AACCAAGGGAAGGCTGAACGTACCGCTCATGTACCTGCATAGGTATCTGCGCCTCACTCCCATTGTAGCCGTTGCCCTACTAGTCTATCTCAAGATGCTGCCCCTGTTCGCCGGCGGTCCTGTGTACGAAAGCACTGGATTCTTCGACTACGCCACCTGCGATAGTACCTGGTACTTGACCTTGCTCTACGTTCAGAACTACGCCACCAGCAGCATG TGCCTTCCACACACCTGGTACCTGGCGGTGGATATGCAGCTGTACGTCCTGTCCCCCGTCTTGCTGATCGTCCTCTACAGGTGGGGCAAGAAGGGAGCCGCAGGCATCCTGCTGGTGATGCTGCTGCTCTCCGCCTGTCTGTTCGCCACCATAATGACAAATGACTACGGGATAATGTTCAA AAACGGTGGACAGTTTCCAGCGGTACAGAAGAAGATCTACTACGCCACGCACACCCACGCGGCGCCCTGGTTGATTGGCACCCTCTTCGGGTACTTCCTGCACCTCATTCGCGGCAGGAGGGTGGCGCTGAACCGCCTGGCAGTCTGGGCAGGATGGCTGCTCTGTCTGGCCATGATGTTCACCGCGATCTTCGCCCTGTTCCCATATGCCAAGCTGCTGGGCCCTTCGCCCACCGTCCTGGAAGGAGCCCTCTACTACACCCTGGCCCGAATTGGCTGGCCTCTGGCTCTCTGCTGGGTGGTCTTCGCCTGCATCCAGGGATACGGGGGACTGGCCAATAGTTTCTTGTCCTCGCCCCTCTGGCAGCCCCTTTCGAAGCTCTCCTACTCGGCGTACATTTGGCACATCTTCATCCAGGAGGTTAACAACCGGCGCATTCGGTCGAACACCTACTTCTCCAACTACGATGTT ATGCTCAACTTCTGGTCCACCTTTGGGTTCACCCTGGTAATGTCCTATGTGCTCTACGCCATTATTGAGGCACCTCTGGAAGGGCTAGAGAGGATGATGTTTCCCAATCGAAGGAGCTCGCCCGCACCTGCAAAAAGGAAGTCCCAATCGGAGATCCAGATCGGCCAGGAGGAACTGCCCCAGAAGGATGGTGAGGCGCAGGTGGACCAGGCTGACACGGAACGCGCCACTACGAAAGCAGCCAAAGGGTCATAA
- the LOC108024114 gene encoding basic proline-rich protein, which translates to MRSQRRLLLPALLLGLLLLVGGISAGDSAPQDVAVSREKRGTVTLDFGLLLRNLLLKSAQLSSAKASLVKTTRRPRTTTTAAPPPSSPPPPPRSRRPIWHPFFSSGYLPLDYDTDYADPPAPRPPAPPPPPPPTAQPSRRPVRPPLRPRPRPTPTPPPPPPPNYDYDYDYDALPPAPAPTEAPPPPPPPPPPSAPTRPRPRPRPRPQPEPQQRRPAQLGDRLIYQYAQPTDTFFRSRAVAEAADVPDSGDVDDADADTGTGAGAGATGPAESEPPAPTAPRFLVNYESDSDFGTPPTGQQDQDQVPPGASSIPASPSAPGYFAPLELGGLNLNRFPTPSQQQYFYN; encoded by the exons ATGCGAAGCCAGAGGCGCCTGCTGCTCCCAGCCCTGCTCTTGGGGCTGCTCCTGCTGGTGGGAGGGATCTCAGCAGGAGATTCTGCGCCGCAGGATGTGGCCGTCAGCCGGGAGAAGCGCGGCACCGTCACCCTGGACTTTGGCCTCCTCCTGCGCAACCTACTGCTGAAGAGCGCCCAGTTGTCCTCGGCCAAGGCCAGTCTGGTGAAGACCACCCGTCGTCCTCGGACGACCACGACGGCGGCGCCACCACCTTCCTCGCCCCCTCCGCCGCCACGCAGTAGGAGACCCATTTGGCATCCGTTCTTCAGTTCGGGCTACCTGCCGCTGGACTACGATACGGACTATGCCGATCCCCCAGCGCCGCGTCCCCCAGCgcctccaccaccaccaccacccactgcgCAGCCGTCCAGACGCCCAGTTCGTCCGCCTTTACGACCACGTCCGCGCCCAACTCCGacaccaccgccaccgcccccGCCGAACTATGATTACGACTACGACTACGATGCTCTGCCCCCAGCCCCGGCCCCCACCGAGgcaccaccgcctcctccgccaccaccgccacccTCAGCTCCGACACGCCCGAGGCCACGACCACGCCCTCGTCCGCAGCCCGAGCCTCAGCAGAGGCGGCCGGCGCAGCTGGGGGATCGCCTTATCTATCAGTACGCACAACCTACTG ATACCTTCTTTAGGTCGCGAGCCGTGGCGGAGGCGGCGGACGTCCCGGACAGCGGAGACGTAGACGATGCAGATGCGGATACGGGTACGGGAGCGGGTGCAGGTGCTACTGGTCCAGCTGAGTCCGAACCGCCTGCTCCGACGGCTCCCCGATTTTTGGTCAACTACGAGAGCGATAGCGATTTTGGCACACCGCCGACCGGACAGCAGGATCAGGATCAGGTCCCGCCTGGCGCGTCCAGCATCCCGGCGTCACCGTCAGCCCCAGGCTATTTCGCGCCCCTCGAACTCGGTGGCCTCAATCTCAATCGCTTCCCGACTCCCAGCCAGCAGCAGTACTTCTACAACTAA
- the LOC108024184 gene encoding serine/threonine-protein kinase Tao isoform X2 — MIWPRFARVEVMAELEFGGGFEEMHEQMSGYKRMRREHQAHLLKLEEKCKVDMEAHKTALDKEYDTLLHNFTRDLERLETKHQQDVERRAKQTSAAEKKLHKEITLKQEGDRKVYDQNRKKEYKANKERWKRELSMDESTPKRQRDLTLQSQKDNLKQHEAQEEQRMLQAQKQYIELEMRKFKRKRMIMQHEHEDQQLRDELGKKEQQLEQAHAMLLKHHEKTQELEYRQQKSVHQLREEQINKQHDTELHNQKDYMDRIKKELVRKHAVELRQQPKSLKQKELQIRKQFRETCKTQTKQYKRYKAQVLQTTPKEQQKEVIKQLKEEKHRKLTLLGEQYEQSIADMFQSQSYKLDESQVIECQRTHEQLEYELEMLTAYQNKNKKQAQEQRDRERRELENRVSVRRGLLENKMDAELQQFNQERAERLRMKHEKHTKELEAFDNESIALGFSTLSLIEVSREAYADEEGSLSGSMISLAHSNSSTSFPAGSL; from the exons ATGATTTGGCCGAGGTTTGCGCGCGTTGAGGTTATGGCTGAGCTGGAGTTCGGCGGCGGTTTT GAGGAGATGCACGAGCAGATGTCCGGCTACAAGCGGATGAGGCGGGAGCACCAGGCGCACCTGCTCAAGCTGGAGGAGAAGTGCAAGGTGGACATGGAGGCGCACAAGACCGCCCTGGACAAGGAGTACGACACGCTGCTCCACAACTTTACGAGGGACCTCGAGCGCCTTGAG ACCAAGCACCAGCAGGACGTGGAGAGGCGGGCGAAGCAAACGAGCGCCGCCGAGAAGAAACTACACAAAGAGATTACGCTGAAGCAGGAGGGCGACCGCAAGGTGTACGACCAGAACCGCAAGAAGGAGTACAAGGCGAACAAGGAGCGCTGGAAGCGGGAGCTCTCCATGGACGAGTCGACGCCCAAGCGGCAGCGCGATCTAACCCTGCAGTCGCAGAAGGACAACCTAAAGCAGCACGAGGCGCAAGAGGAGCAGCGCATGCTCCAGGCCCAGAAGCAGTACATCGAGCTAGAGATGCGCAAGTTCAAGCGCAAGCGCATGATCATGCAGCACGAGCACGAGGACCAGCAGCTCCGCGAC GAGCTCGGAaagaaggagcagcagctggagcaggCGCACGCCATGCTTCTTAAGCACCACGAAAAGACACAGGAGCTGGAGTACCGCCAGCAGAAGAGCGTGCACCAGCTGCGCGAGGAGCAG ATTAACAAGCAACACGACACAGAGTTGCACAATCAAAAAGACTACATGGACCGCATCAAGAAGGAGCTGGTGCGCAAGCATGCGGTCGAGCTGAGGCAACAGCCCAAGAGCTTGAAG CAAAAGGAGCTCCAGATACGCAAGCAATTCCGGGAAACATGCAAGACGCAGACGAAGCAATACAAACGCTACAAGGCGCAAGTGCTGCAGACGACGCCCAAGGAGCAGCAGAAGGAGGTCATCAAGCAGCTGAAGGAGGAGAAGCATCGCAAGCTAACGCTGTTGGGCGAGCAG TACGAGCAGAGCATTGCGGACATGTTCCAAAGTCAGAGCTACAAACTGGACGAAAGCCAAGTGATCGAGTGCCAACGTACCCATGAGCAGCTGGAGTACGAGCTGGAGATGCTCACTGCCTACCAGAACAAGAACAAGAAGCAGGCGCAGGAGCAGCGGGATCGCGAGCGTCGGGAGCTGGAGAACCGGGTCAGCGTGCGGCGAGGTCTGCTCGAGAATAAG ATGGACGCCGAGTTGCAGCAATTCAACCAGGAACGCGCCGAGCGCTTGCGCATGAAACACGAGAAGCATACTAAAGAATTGGAAGCATTTGATAACGAATCAATTGCCCTAGGTTTCAG CACTTTATCACTGATTGAGGTATCTCGTGAAGCCTATGCAGATGAGGAGGGGAGTCTGTCTGGTTCAATGATTAGTTTAGCCCATAGCAATAGTTCAACAAGTTTTCCGGCTGGTTCGCTATAG
- the LOC108024184 gene encoding serine/threonine-protein kinase Tao isoform X1: protein MPSARPGSLKDPEIADLFNKHDPEKIFEDLREIGHGSFGAVYYARCNLTKEIVAIKKMSYTGKQSQEKWQDILKEIRFLRQLNHPNTIEYKGCYLRESTAWLVMEYCVGSASDIIEVHKKPLHEDEIAAICLGVLSGLSYLHSLGRIHRDIKAGNILLTDNGVVKLADFGSAAIKCPANSFVGTPYWMAPEVILAMDEGQYDGKVDVWSLGITCIELAERKPPYFNMNAMSALYHIAQNESPTLPKNDWSDAFCSFVELCLKKMPAERPSSAKLLTHAYVTRPRSDTVLLELIARTKSAVRELDNLNYRKMKKILMVDTCETESAVGDVDDQQDDHAGGDSSKSNSITSEHSIHSVGVSAASSQSSSSNSIPAAAQNHHHIAAHHHQQAASAAVAAAMHHHHHTHQQQPPPSWPSGQQSQVVVPPGAVSRNSSRHRTRPPLPNIMHSMNNNVTPTNSASVVPAPAPAPVPPPPISVLPHLGAMGHVGSFASSASSQQAISNAVNDHGPNNFATIRTTSIVTKQQKEHMQEEMHEQMSGYKRMRREHQAHLLKLEEKCKVDMEAHKTALDKEYDTLLHNFTRDLERLETKHQQDVERRAKQTSAAEKKLHKEITLKQEGDRKVYDQNRKKEYKANKERWKRELSMDESTPKRQRDLTLQSQKDNLKQHEAQEEQRMLQAQKQYIELEMRKFKRKRMIMQHEHEDQQLRDELGKKEQQLEQAHAMLLKHHEKTQELEYRQQKSVHQLREEQINKQHDTELHNQKDYMDRIKKELVRKHAVELRQQPKSLKQKELQIRKQFRETCKTQTKQYKRYKAQVLQTTPKEQQKEVIKQLKEEKHRKLTLLGEQYEQSIADMFQSQSYKLDESQVIECQRTHEQLEYELEMLTAYQNKNKKQAQEQRDRERRELENRVSVRRGLLENKMDAELQQFNQERAERLRMKHEKHTKELEAFDNESIALGFSTLSLIEVSREAYADEEGSLSGSMISLAHSNSSTSFPAGSL from the exons ATGCCTTCGGCACGACCTGGTAGTCTCAAGGATCCGGAAATAGCCGACCTGTTCAACAAGCATGACCCGGAGAAGATCTTCGAGGACCTGCGCGAAATCGGCCATGGTTCGTTTGGTGCGGTCTACTATGCCCGCTGCAATCTCACCAAGGAGATTGTGGCCATCAAGAAGATGTCCTACACCGGCAAGCAGAGCCAGGAGAAGTGGCAGGACATTCTCAAAGAGATACG CTTCCTTCGCCAACTGAACCACCCAAACACCATCGAATACAAGGGCTGCTATCTGCGCGAGTCGACCGCCTGGCTGGTGATGGAGTACTGCGTGGGCTCCGCCTCGGACATCATCGAGGTGCACAAGAAGCCGCTGCACGAGGACGAGATCGCCGCTATCTGCCTGGGCGTGCTCAGTGGTCTGAGCTATCTACACTCGCTAGGTCGCATCCACCGCGACATCAAGGCGGGCAACATCCTGCTCACGGACAACGGGGTCGTCAAGCTGGCCGACTTTGGCAGCGCCGCCATCAAGTGCCCAGCAAACAGCTTCGTCGGAACGCCCTACTGGATGGCCCCCGAGGTGATCCTGGCCATGGACGAGGGCCAGTACGACGGCAAGGTGGACGTGTGGTCGCTGGGCATCACCTGCATCGAGCTGGCGGAGCGAAAGCCTCCCTACTTCAACATGAACGCCATGTCGGCGCTCTACCACATTGCGCAGAACGAGTCGCCGACCCTTCCG AAGAACGACTGGTCGGACGCCTTTTGCAGCTTTGTCGAACTGTGCCTCAAGAAAATGCCAGCGGAGCGACCCTCGTCGGCCAAGCTCTTGACTCACGCCTACGTGACCCGGCCGCGTTCCGACACCGTGCTGCTGGAGCTGATTGCGCGCACCAAGTCGGCTGTGCGTGAGCTGGACAACCTCAACTACCGCAAGATGAAGAAGATACTCATGGTGGACACCTGCGAGACGGAGAGCGCCGTGGGCGATGTCGATGACCAACAGGACGACCACGCCGGCGGCGACAGCAGCAAGAGCAATAGTATTACTTCAGAACACTCCATACACTCGGTGGGTGTATCAGCGGCCAGTAGTCAG AGCTCCTCATCCAATTCCATACCAGCCGCGGCCCAGAATCATCACCATATCGCTgcgcaccaccaccagcaggcGGCTAGCGCCGCTGTGGCGGCGGCAATGCACCACCATCACCATACACACCAACAGCAGCCGCCACCTAGCTGGCCGAGCGGCCAACAGAGCCAGGTGGTGGTCCCACCCGGAGCAGTGTCCCGCAACTCGTCGCGCCACCGCACCCGGCCGCCGCTGCCCAACATAATGCACAGCATGAACAACAATGTCACGCCCACCAACTCGGCCTCGGTGGTGCCGGCTCCAGCGCCTGCACCGGTGCCACCGCCCCCGATTTCTGTGTTGCCGCACCTGGGCGCAATGGGCCACGTGGGATCCTTTGCCAGCTCCGCGTCCTCGCAACAGGCCATCTCCAATGCAGTGAACGACCACGGGCCCAACAACTTTGCCACCATACGCACCACCAGTATCGTGACCAAGCAGCAAAAGGAGCACATGCAG GAGGAGATGCACGAGCAGATGTCCGGCTACAAGCGGATGAGGCGGGAGCACCAGGCGCACCTGCTCAAGCTGGAGGAGAAGTGCAAGGTGGACATGGAGGCGCACAAGACCGCCCTGGACAAGGAGTACGACACGCTGCTCCACAACTTTACGAGGGACCTCGAGCGCCTTGAG ACCAAGCACCAGCAGGACGTGGAGAGGCGGGCGAAGCAAACGAGCGCCGCCGAGAAGAAACTACACAAAGAGATTACGCTGAAGCAGGAGGGCGACCGCAAGGTGTACGACCAGAACCGCAAGAAGGAGTACAAGGCGAACAAGGAGCGCTGGAAGCGGGAGCTCTCCATGGACGAGTCGACGCCCAAGCGGCAGCGCGATCTAACCCTGCAGTCGCAGAAGGACAACCTAAAGCAGCACGAGGCGCAAGAGGAGCAGCGCATGCTCCAGGCCCAGAAGCAGTACATCGAGCTAGAGATGCGCAAGTTCAAGCGCAAGCGCATGATCATGCAGCACGAGCACGAGGACCAGCAGCTCCGCGAC GAGCTCGGAaagaaggagcagcagctggagcaggCGCACGCCATGCTTCTTAAGCACCACGAAAAGACACAGGAGCTGGAGTACCGCCAGCAGAAGAGCGTGCACCAGCTGCGCGAGGAGCAG ATTAACAAGCAACACGACACAGAGTTGCACAATCAAAAAGACTACATGGACCGCATCAAGAAGGAGCTGGTGCGCAAGCATGCGGTCGAGCTGAGGCAACAGCCCAAGAGCTTGAAG CAAAAGGAGCTCCAGATACGCAAGCAATTCCGGGAAACATGCAAGACGCAGACGAAGCAATACAAACGCTACAAGGCGCAAGTGCTGCAGACGACGCCCAAGGAGCAGCAGAAGGAGGTCATCAAGCAGCTGAAGGAGGAGAAGCATCGCAAGCTAACGCTGTTGGGCGAGCAG TACGAGCAGAGCATTGCGGACATGTTCCAAAGTCAGAGCTACAAACTGGACGAAAGCCAAGTGATCGAGTGCCAACGTACCCATGAGCAGCTGGAGTACGAGCTGGAGATGCTCACTGCCTACCAGAACAAGAACAAGAAGCAGGCGCAGGAGCAGCGGGATCGCGAGCGTCGGGAGCTGGAGAACCGGGTCAGCGTGCGGCGAGGTCTGCTCGAGAATAAG ATGGACGCCGAGTTGCAGCAATTCAACCAGGAACGCGCCGAGCGCTTGCGCATGAAACACGAGAAGCATACTAAAGAATTGGAAGCATTTGATAACGAATCAATTGCCCTAGGTTTCAG CACTTTATCACTGATTGAGGTATCTCGTGAAGCCTATGCAGATGAGGAGGGGAGTCTGTCTGGTTCAATGATTAGTTTAGCCCATAGCAATAGTTCAACAAGTTTTCCGGCTGGTTCGCTATAG